The following proteins come from a genomic window of Rutidosis leptorrhynchoides isolate AG116_Rl617_1_P2 chromosome 10, CSIRO_AGI_Rlap_v1, whole genome shotgun sequence:
- the LOC139871653 gene encoding BIIDXI-like protein At5g11420, whose amino-acid sequence MQKLSAILVVVLLCATSNAVLSFTDGILPNGAFEYGPKPHQLKGTRVTDPKAIPNWELTGFVEYIKSGQTQGDMLLVVPEGAFAIRLGEDASIKTKVNVNKGLFYSMTFNVARTCAQEEKLNVSVSPNSEPNDWGILPMQTMYSSNGWDTYSWGFLAEANNIEIVIHNPIGVEKDPACGPLIDSVALKALFPPKRTNVNMLKNGDFEEGPYVLPKTDVGGVLIPPNIEDDHSPLPGWMIESLKAVKYLDAEHFAIPKGKRAIELIAGKESAIAQVVKTTPGKVYALSFAVGDANNACEGSMIVEAFAGKNTLRVPYESKGKGGYKQAVLKFKAVTTRTRIRFLSTFYQMKVDGSLCGPIIDDVRLIGVRYAKHA is encoded by the exons ATGCAGAAGCTCTCTGCAATCTTAGTGGTGGTGCTACTCTGTGCAACCTCCAATGCTGTTCTATCTTTCACTGACG GAATATTACCAAATGGGGCGTTTGAATATGGCCCAAAACCTCACCAGTTAAAGGGTACTAGAGTTACTGACCCAAAGGCAATACCAAACTGGGAACTCACCGGGTTCGTAGAGTACATTAAATCGGGCCAAACACAAGGAGACATGCTACTAGTAGTACCCGAAGGAGCTTTCGCGATTAGGCTAGGAGAAGATGCATCAATAAAGACTAAAGTTAATGTTAATAAGGGACTATTTTATTCTATGACATTTAACGTGGCTAGAACTTGTGCCCAAGAGGAGAAGCTAAACGTTTCAGTGTCGCCAAATTCGGAGCCCAATGATTGGGGAATCTTGCCAATGCAAACCATGTATAGTAGCAATGGTTGGGATACTTACTCATGGGGATTCTTAGCCGAAGCCAATAACATCGAGATCGTTATCCATAACCCGATAGGTGTTGAGAAAGACCCCGCTTGTGGTCCTCTCATTGATTCCGTTGCGTTGAAGGCCTTATTCCCTCCTAAAAGAACTAACG TTAATATGTTGAAGAATGGAGATTTCGAAGAAGGTCCTTACGTTCTACCCAAAACCGACGTTGGTGGTGTTTTGATCCCCCCTAATATCGAGGACGATCATTCACCACTTCCCGGTTGGATGATTGAGTCGCTAAAAGCCGTGAAGTATTTAGATGCCGAACATTTTGCTATCCCAAAGGGCAAAAGAGCTATAGAGCTTATTGCAGGAAAAGAAAGTGCGATTGCCCAAGTGGTCAAGACCACCCCGGGCAAAGTGTATGCGCTTTCTTTTGCCGTTGGTGATGCAAATAATGCTTGCGAGGGGTCTATGATTGTAGAAGCATTTGCGGGTAAAAATACTCTTAGGGTACCTTACGAATCGAAAGGAAAAGGTGGCTACAAACAAGCAGTTCTTAAGTTCAAGGCGGTGACAACACGTACTAGAATCAGGTTCTTGAGTACGTTTTATCAAATGAAGGTCGATGGATCGCTTTGTGGTCCAATCATCGATGATGTTAGATTGATCGGTGTTCGATACGCTAAACATGCTTGA